A stretch of Pseudomonas sp. LS.1a DNA encodes these proteins:
- a CDS encoding DOPA decarboxylase yields MTPEQFRQYGHQLIDLIADYRQTVGERPVMAQVEPGYLKAALPTQAPQQGEPFAAILDDVNQLVMPGLSHWQHPDFYGYFPSNGTLSSVLGDFLSTGLGVLGLSWQSSPALSELEETTLDWLRQLLGLSGQWSGVIQDTASTSTLVALICARERASDYALVRGGLQAQARPLIVYVSAHAHSSVDKAALLAGFGRDNIRLIPTDERYAMRPQALQAAIEQDLAAGNQPCAVVATTGTTATTALDPLRPIGEIAQAHGLWLHVDSAMAGSAMILPECRWMWDGIELADSLVVNAHKWLGVAFDCSIYYVRDPQHLIRVMSTNPSYLQSAVDGEVKNLRDWGIPLGRRFRALKLWFMLRSEGVEALQARLRRDLDNAQWLAGQVAAAGEWEVLAPVQLQTLCIRHRPAGLEGEALDAHTKGWAERLNASGDAYVTPATLDGRWMVRVSIGALPTEREHVEQLWARLQEVVKG; encoded by the coding sequence GTGACCCCCGAACAATTCCGCCAGTACGGCCACCAACTGATCGACCTTATCGCCGATTACCGCCAAACCGTTGGCGAGCGCCCGGTCATGGCCCAGGTCGAGCCCGGCTACCTCAAGGCCGCCTTGCCCACACAGGCCCCTCAGCAAGGCGAACCTTTCGCAGCGATCCTCGACGACGTCAACCAGTTGGTCATGCCTGGCCTGTCCCATTGGCAGCACCCGGACTTCTACGGTTATTTCCCCTCCAACGGCACCCTGTCGTCGGTCCTCGGTGACTTCCTCAGCACCGGCCTTGGCGTATTGGGCCTGTCGTGGCAGTCCAGCCCGGCCCTGAGCGAGCTGGAGGAAACCACCCTCGACTGGCTGCGTCAGTTGCTCGGCCTGTCTGGCCAATGGAGCGGGGTGATCCAGGACACCGCATCCACCAGCACCCTGGTGGCGCTGATCTGTGCGCGCGAACGCGCCAGCGACTACGCACTGGTGCGCGGCGGCCTGCAAGCCCAGGCCAGGCCGCTGATCGTCTATGTCAGTGCCCACGCCCACAGCTCGGTGGACAAGGCAGCACTGCTGGCCGGTTTTGGCCGCGACAACATCCGCCTGATCCCGACCGACGAACGCTACGCCATGCGCCCGCAAGCACTGCAGGCGGCGATCGAGCAGGACCTGGCCGCCGGCAACCAGCCCTGCGCCGTGGTCGCGACCACCGGTACCACCGCCACCACGGCGCTCGACCCGCTGCGCCCGATCGGCGAGATCGCCCAGGCCCATGGCCTATGGCTGCACGTGGACTCGGCCATGGCCGGCTCGGCGATGATCCTGCCGGAGTGCCGCTGGATGTGGGACGGCATCGAGCTGGCCGATTCGCTGGTGGTCAACGCGCACAAGTGGCTGGGCGTAGCCTTCGATTGCTCGATCTACTACGTGCGCGACCCGCAGCACCTGATCCGGGTCATGAGCACCAACCCCAGCTACCTGCAGTCGGCGGTGGATGGCGAGGTGAAGAACCTGCGTGACTGGGGTATCCCGCTGGGCCGCCGGTTCCGGGCGTTGAAGCTGTGGTTCATGCTGCGCAGCGAGGGCGTTGAGGCGTTGCAGGCACGGCTGCGGCGTGACCTGGACAATGCCCAATGGCTGGCCGGGCAGGTTGCGGCGGCTGGGGAGTGGGAGGTACTGGCGCCGGTGCAGTTGCAGACGTTGTGCATTCGCCATCGGCCGGCGGGGCTTGAAGGGGAGGCGCTGGATGCGCATACCAAGGGCTGGGCAGAGCGGCTGAATGCGTCCGGGGATGCCTATGTGACGCCGGCGACGCTGGATGGGCGGTGGATGGTGCGGGTGTCGATTGGCGCATTGCCGACCGAGCGGGAGCATGTCGAACAGCTCTGGGCGCGCCTGCAGGAAGTGGTCAAGGGCTGA
- the quiC gene encoding 3-dehydroshikimate dehydratase QuiC — translation MQRSIATVSLSGTLPEKLEAIAAAGFDGVEIFENDLLYYAGSPRQVRQMCADLGIAITLFQPFRDFEGCRRDRLQKNLDRAERKFDLMQELGTDLVLVCSNVQADALSEEQLLVDDLRLLAEHAGKRGLRIGYEALAWGRHVNTYQQVWNLVRQADHPALGVILDSFHTLSLKGDPSAIRDIPGDKIFFVQMADAPILAMDVLEWSRHFRCFPGQGEMDMAGFLAPILATGYRGPLSLEIFNDGFRAAPPRQNAADGLRSLLYLEEQTRLRLEQEGTPIEPGVLFTPPAASAYDGVEFLEFAVDEAVGARLGSWLKRLGFAEAGKHRSKAVQLLRQGDINIVLNAEPYSFGHNFFEAHGPSLCATALRVKDQQAALKRATAYRGQPFRGLVGPNECEVPAVRAPDGSLLYLVEQGTAGQTLYDTDFSLDKSATATGGLRRIDHMALALPAESLDSWVLFYKSLFDFAADDEVVLPDPYGLVKSRALRSQCGTLRLPLNISENRNTAIAHALSSYRGSGVHHIAFDCDDIFREVARAKLAGVPLLEIPLNYYDDLAARFDFDDEFLSELAYYNVLYDRDAQGGELFHVYTEPFEERFFFEIIQRKGGYAGYGAANVAVRLAAMAKARSGAVRKPVL, via the coding sequence ATGCAGCGTTCGATCGCTACCGTGTCCTTGAGCGGCACCCTGCCGGAAAAGCTCGAAGCCATCGCCGCCGCCGGTTTTGACGGCGTCGAGATCTTCGAAAACGACCTGCTCTATTACGCTGGCAGCCCGCGCCAGGTGCGGCAGATGTGCGCCGACCTGGGTATTGCCATCACCCTGTTCCAGCCGTTCCGCGACTTTGAAGGCTGCCGCCGCGACCGCCTGCAGAAAAACCTCGACCGCGCCGAGCGCAAGTTCGACCTGATGCAGGAACTGGGTACCGACCTGGTGCTGGTGTGCAGCAACGTCCAGGCCGATGCCCTGAGCGAAGAACAGTTGTTGGTCGACGACTTGCGCCTGCTGGCCGAGCACGCCGGCAAACGCGGCCTGCGCATTGGCTACGAAGCCCTGGCCTGGGGCCGCCACGTCAATACCTACCAGCAAGTCTGGAACCTGGTGCGCCAGGCTGACCACCCGGCCCTCGGGGTGATCCTCGACAGCTTCCACACCTTGTCGCTCAAGGGCGACCCGAGCGCGATCCGCGATATCCCCGGCGACAAGATCTTCTTCGTGCAAATGGCCGATGCGCCGATCCTGGCCATGGATGTGCTGGAGTGGAGCCGTCACTTCCGTTGCTTCCCGGGGCAGGGCGAGATGGACATGGCCGGTTTCCTGGCGCCAATCCTCGCCACCGGCTACCGCGGGCCGCTGTCGCTGGAAATCTTCAACGACGGCTTCCGCGCGGCACCGCCCCGGCAGAATGCCGCCGACGGCCTGCGTTCGCTGCTGTACCTCGAGGAGCAGACTCGCCTGCGCCTGGAGCAGGAAGGCACGCCGATCGAACCCGGTGTGCTGTTCACCCCACCGGCGGCCAGTGCCTATGACGGTGTGGAGTTCCTCGAATTCGCGGTCGACGAGGCCGTTGGCGCGCGCCTGGGTAGCTGGCTGAAGCGCCTGGGCTTTGCCGAAGCCGGCAAGCACCGCAGCAAAGCGGTGCAACTGCTGCGCCAGGGCGATATCAACATTGTGCTGAACGCCGAACCCTATTCCTTCGGCCACAACTTCTTCGAGGCCCACGGGCCGTCGCTGTGCGCCACCGCGCTGCGGGTCAAGGACCAGCAAGCTGCCCTGAAGCGTGCCACCGCCTACCGTGGCCAGCCGTTCCGCGGCCTGGTCGGGCCTAACGAGTGTGAAGTGCCGGCGGTACGAGCGCCGGATGGCAGCCTGCTGTATCTGGTGGAGCAGGGCACGGCTGGCCAGACCCTGTACGACACCGACTTCAGCCTGGACAAGAGCGCCACGGCCACCGGCGGCCTGCGCCGCATCGACCACATGGCCCTGGCCCTGCCAGCCGAGTCGCTGGACAGCTGGGTGCTGTTCTACAAGAGCCTGTTCGATTTCGCTGCCGATGACGAAGTGGTGCTGCCGGACCCTTACGGGCTGGTCAAGAGCCGCGCCCTGCGCAGCCAGTGCGGCACCTTGCGCCTGCCGTTGAACATTTCGGAAAACCGCAATACCGCCATCGCCCATGCGCTGTCCAGTTACCGTGGTTCGGGGGTGCACCACATTGCCTTCGATTGCGACGACATCTTCCGCGAAGTGGCGCGGGCCAAACTGGCTGGCGTACCGCTGCTGGAGATCCCGCTGAACTACTACGACGACCTGGCGGCGCGTTTCGATTTCGACGACGAGTTCCTCAGCGAACTGGCCTACTACAACGTGCTGTACGACCGCGATGCCCAGGGTGGCGAGCTGTTCCACGTGTACACCGAGCCGTTCGAAGAGCGTTTCTTCTTCGAAATCATCCAGCGCAAGGGTGGTTATGCCGGTTACGGTGCAGCCAACGTCGCGGTGCGCCTGGCGGCCATGGCCAAGGCCCGCAGCGGGGCGGTGCGCAAGCCGGTCCTCTGA
- a CDS encoding MFS transporter: MAHSSSQAKKATASGWIGSALEYYDFFIYAQAAALIFPQIFFPNTDPKMAIIASLATYGVGYLARPFGAFVLGHWGDTRGRKNVLLLCMFLMGLSTMAVGLLPTYHDIGLLAPALLVVLRLIQGFAVAGEISGASSMIMEHAPFGRRGYYASFTLQGVQAGQVLAAAVFLPLAYFMPSEAFNDWGWRIPFLMSAIVLIAGFIIRKEVHETPAFVKEEKQDKVAKSPISEAFRHSWRHMVLVMFMALMNVIPVVATIFGAAYAVQPAYGIGFDKSVYLWIPVVGNIVAVLVIPFVGNLSDKIGRRPTMIAGCLGSGLLAFLYLYAISIQNVPLAFASSIVMWGMVYQGYNAVFPSFYPELFHTRYRVSAMAIAQNIGTMLTAMLPALFALVAPPGSDNIPLVVGGLAFFITCVCALAAYIAPETHRLAMEDLGNPDAKPMDKTTYEASRKGSFQAVSH, translated from the coding sequence ATGGCTCACTCCAGCTCTCAAGCCAAGAAAGCGACCGCCAGTGGATGGATAGGCTCGGCACTCGAGTACTACGACTTCTTCATCTACGCCCAGGCCGCTGCGCTGATTTTCCCGCAGATCTTCTTCCCTAACACCGACCCGAAAATGGCCATCATTGCCTCGCTGGCCACCTACGGCGTGGGTTACCTGGCGCGCCCGTTCGGCGCCTTCGTGCTGGGCCACTGGGGTGACACCCGCGGCCGCAAGAACGTACTGTTGCTGTGCATGTTCCTGATGGGCCTGTCGACCATGGCCGTGGGCCTGCTGCCCACCTACCACGACATCGGCCTGCTCGCCCCGGCCTTGCTGGTGGTGCTGCGCCTGATCCAGGGCTTTGCCGTGGCTGGTGAAATTTCCGGTGCCAGTTCGATGATCATGGAACATGCGCCATTCGGTCGACGGGGCTACTACGCCAGCTTCACCCTGCAAGGCGTACAGGCTGGCCAGGTGCTGGCGGCGGCCGTGTTCCTGCCACTGGCCTACTTCATGCCCAGCGAAGCCTTCAACGACTGGGGCTGGCGCATTCCATTCCTGATGAGCGCCATCGTGCTGATTGCCGGCTTCATCATCCGTAAGGAAGTGCACGAAACCCCGGCGTTCGTGAAGGAAGAGAAGCAGGACAAAGTCGCCAAGTCGCCGATCAGCGAAGCCTTCCGCCACAGCTGGAGGCACATGGTGCTGGTGATGTTCATGGCGCTGATGAACGTGATCCCGGTGGTGGCCACCATCTTCGGTGCGGCCTACGCGGTACAGCCGGCCTATGGCATCGGCTTCGACAAGAGCGTGTACCTGTGGATTCCGGTAGTCGGCAACATCGTTGCGGTGCTGGTGATTCCGTTTGTCGGCAACCTGTCCGACAAGATCGGCCGTCGCCCGACCATGATCGCCGGTTGCCTGGGCTCGGGCCTGCTGGCGTTCCTCTACCTGTATGCGATCAGCATCCAGAACGTACCGCTGGCGTTCGCCTCGTCGATCGTCATGTGGGGCATGGTGTACCAGGGCTACAACGCGGTGTTCCCCAGCTTCTACCCAGAACTGTTCCACACCCGCTACCGCGTTTCGGCCATGGCCATCGCGCAGAACATCGGCACCATGCTGACCGCCATGCTGCCGGCGCTGTTCGCTCTGGTTGCCCCGCCCGGCTCGGACAACATCCCGCTGGTGGTTGGTGGGCTGGCGTTCTTCATCACCTGCGTGTGCGCCCTGGCAGCGTACATTGCCCCGGAAACCCATCGCCTGGCGATGGAAGACCTGGGTAACCCCGATGCCAAGCCGATGGACAAGACCACCTATGAAGCTAGCCGTAAAGGTAGCTTTCAGGCAGTGAGCCACTGA
- a CDS encoding class I SAM-dependent methyltransferase — protein MRNPEHTLLDSWQHNAQAWIDAVRSGAIESRRQVTDQAILLAILGRQPERVLDLGCGEGWLLRALGDRGVEAVGVDGDRALVDAARAAGSAEVHLASYAQLVDAQAYVGQDYDLVCANFALLQQDIIPLLAAMNALLVPGGALVIQTLHPWSVADGNYQDGWREESFAGLAGDWHVMPWYFRTLASWLNALDMAGLRLVGLQEPQHPQSALPQSLLLVAERP, from the coding sequence ATGCGCAACCCTGAACATACCTTGCTCGATAGCTGGCAGCACAACGCCCAGGCCTGGATCGACGCGGTGCGCAGTGGCGCCATCGAGAGCCGCCGCCAGGTCACCGACCAGGCCATCCTGCTGGCCATTCTTGGTCGCCAACCCGAACGCGTGCTCGACCTGGGCTGTGGTGAAGGCTGGCTGTTGCGGGCGCTGGGCGACCGTGGTGTCGAAGCAGTAGGTGTGGATGGTGACCGGGCGCTGGTGGATGCCGCGCGCGCTGCGGGTTCCGCCGAGGTGCACCTGGCCAGCTATGCACAGCTGGTCGATGCGCAGGCCTATGTTGGCCAGGACTATGACCTGGTCTGTGCCAACTTCGCCCTGTTGCAGCAGGACATCATCCCGCTGCTGGCGGCGATGAATGCGTTGCTGGTGCCAGGCGGTGCGCTGGTGATCCAGACCCTGCACCCATGGAGCGTGGCGGATGGGAATTACCAGGATGGCTGGCGGGAGGAGTCGTTTGCCGGGCTCGCCGGGGATTGGCACGTGATGCCTTGGTACTTCCGCACCCTGGCCAGCTGGCTGAACGCGCTGGACATGGCGGGGTTGCGGCTGGTCGGTTTGCAGGAGCCACAGCACCCGCAGAGTGCGCTGCCGCAGTCGCTGCTGTTGGTGGCCGAGCGCCCTTGA
- a CDS encoding type I secretion system permease/ATPase, with product MHKPPRTRSELADVLFRLRRSFFALAAFSGVINVMMLTPAIYMLQVYDRALVSRNVTTLSMLTLLVIGLFMLMSALEMVRTRVLIRVGNFLDMDLNRRIFSAAFERNLSRAGGNPAQALQDLAQVRQFLTGNGLFAFFDAPWTPIYLLVSYLIHPLLGLVTLIGSLILVGLAYLTEKATQKPLAEANQAAMSSASYANNNLRNAEVIEAMGMLPAIGKRWYQGHLRILQMQTLASDRAALISSTGRFVRITLQSVILGAGALLAIEGKITPGMMIACSILTGRALAPVEQVIAAWKQLLGCRSAWGRLNDLLHDYPQRPPSMSLQRPLGMLAVENVIAGAPGTSNNIVRGVSFSLVPGESLGIIGPSASGKSTLARLLVGVWPTQAGKVRLDGADIFTWNKAELGPWIGYLPQDVELFEGTIAENIARFAEVDSEAVIRAARSSGVHDMILRFPQGYDTRLAADGSPLSGGQKQRIALARALYGEPNLVVLDEPNANLDDVGEKALVDALAELKARGATVILISHRPNVLCAVDKVLMLRDGAVHMLGSRDEVFAALRKASVIPAATAAPLASVKARE from the coding sequence ATGCACAAGCCACCACGCACTCGTTCCGAGCTGGCCGACGTGCTGTTCCGCCTGCGCCGTAGCTTTTTTGCCTTGGCCGCCTTCAGCGGTGTCATAAACGTCATGATGTTGACGCCAGCAATTTATATGTTGCAGGTGTACGACCGCGCTCTTGTCAGCCGCAACGTCACCACCCTGAGCATGCTCACCCTGCTGGTGATCGGTTTGTTCATGCTGATGTCAGCCCTGGAGATGGTCCGCACCCGCGTGCTGATCCGGGTAGGCAACTTCCTCGACATGGACCTCAACCGACGCATCTTCAGCGCCGCCTTCGAGCGCAACCTGAGCCGCGCCGGCGGCAACCCGGCCCAGGCCCTGCAGGACCTCGCGCAGGTGCGGCAGTTTCTGACCGGCAACGGCCTGTTCGCCTTCTTCGATGCCCCCTGGACGCCGATCTACCTGCTGGTCAGCTACCTGATCCACCCACTGCTGGGGCTGGTCACGCTGATCGGCTCGCTGATTCTGGTGGGCCTGGCCTACCTCACCGAAAAGGCCACGCAAAAACCCTTGGCCGAAGCCAACCAGGCGGCCATGTCGTCGGCCAGCTACGCCAACAACAACCTGCGCAACGCCGAAGTGATCGAAGCCATGGGCATGCTGCCGGCGATCGGCAAGCGCTGGTACCAGGGCCACTTGCGCATCCTGCAGATGCAGACCCTGGCCTCCGACCGCGCCGCGCTGATCAGCAGCACCGGGCGCTTCGTGCGCATTACCTTGCAGTCGGTAATCCTTGGCGCCGGCGCACTGTTGGCAATCGAAGGCAAGATCACCCCCGGCATGATGATCGCCTGCTCGATCCTCACCGGCCGCGCCCTGGCCCCGGTAGAGCAGGTGATCGCCGCGTGGAAGCAACTGCTGGGCTGCCGTTCCGCCTGGGGCCGGCTCAACGACCTGCTGCACGACTACCCGCAGCGGCCACCGAGCATGTCGCTACAGCGGCCACTGGGCATGCTGGCCGTGGAAAACGTGATCGCTGGCGCCCCCGGCACCAGCAACAACATCGTGCGTGGGGTCAGCTTCAGCCTGGTCCCGGGTGAAAGCCTGGGCATCATCGGCCCTTCGGCCTCCGGCAAGTCCACCCTCGCCCGCCTGCTGGTAGGCGTGTGGCCGACCCAGGCCGGCAAGGTGCGCCTGGACGGTGCCGATATCTTCACCTGGAACAAAGCCGAACTGGGGCCGTGGATCGGCTACCTGCCGCAGGACGTGGAGTTGTTCGAGGGCACCATCGCCGAGAACATCGCACGCTTCGCAGAAGTGGACAGCGAGGCGGTGATCCGCGCTGCCCGCAGCAGCGGCGTGCACGACATGATCCTGCGCTTCCCGCAGGGCTACGACACTCGTCTGGCCGCCGACGGCAGCCCGCTGTCCGGTGGCCAGAAGCAACGCATTGCCCTGGCCCGTGCGCTGTATGGCGAGCCGAACCTGGTAGTGCTGGACGAGCCCAACGCCAACCTCGATGACGTTGGCGAAAAGGCCCTGGTCGATGCGCTGGCCGAACTCAAGGCACGCGGTGCCACGGTAATCCTGATTTCCCACCGGCCCAATGTGCTGTGTGCGGTCGACAAGGTGCTGATGCTGCGTGACGGCGCTGTACACATGCTCGGCAGCCGCGACGAAGTGTTCGCGGCGCTGCGCAAGGCCAGCGTGATCCCGGCGGCAACCGCTGCGCCGCTGGCTTCGGTAAAAGCACGGGAGTGA
- a CDS encoding HlyD family type I secretion periplasmic adaptor subunit: MQMTQHTELIPAEARNGIDLDMGRPARWGVWMVIAGFGGFLLWSCLAPLDAGVVATGTVKVTSNRKAVQHLTGGTVEAILVREGDMVKKGQEVVRLDALRAVAEQGAVSAQYIVSKTVENRLEAERDGRDTVTFDPALLKHYGNDPRLLAAMDLQQRLLDTRRAGLAGELSILEENLAATAVQLKGLQQVYGARASQIGFLNQELQGTRVLAAEGYVPRNRLLELERNNADLSAGQAENLNNIARTRSQATEIKLRMLQRQHDYLKEVESQLTDTAKENTTLADRLRALDYEVTHTVIRSPIDGMVQALSIATVGGIIQPGVKIMEVVPLDQPLQVDAMIPVQAIDKMVPGLDVDLAFPAFNHAKTPNIPGRVKTISADRLMDEESKQPYYLAQVEVTQDGMGLLGSNHIRPGMPATVTIKTGERNLLSYLLKPMLERVDASFKEQ, translated from the coding sequence ATGCAGATGACCCAACACACCGAATTGATTCCCGCCGAGGCCCGCAACGGGATCGACCTGGACATGGGCCGGCCGGCACGCTGGGGCGTATGGATGGTCATCGCCGGCTTTGGCGGCTTCCTGCTGTGGTCGTGCCTGGCGCCACTGGATGCCGGGGTGGTCGCCACCGGCACGGTCAAGGTCACCAGCAACCGCAAGGCCGTACAGCACCTGACCGGCGGCACGGTCGAGGCAATCCTGGTGCGCGAAGGCGATATGGTGAAGAAAGGCCAGGAGGTGGTACGCCTCGACGCCCTGCGCGCAGTGGCCGAACAGGGCGCAGTCAGTGCCCAGTACATCGTCAGCAAGACCGTGGAAAACCGCCTGGAAGCCGAGCGCGATGGCCGCGACACGGTCACCTTCGACCCAGCCCTGCTCAAGCACTACGGCAACGACCCGCGCCTGCTGGCAGCCATGGACCTGCAACAACGCCTGCTGGACACCCGCCGCGCGGGCCTTGCCGGTGAACTGAGCATCCTCGAGGAAAACCTCGCCGCCACTGCGGTACAGCTCAAGGGCCTGCAGCAGGTGTACGGCGCCCGTGCCTCGCAGATTGGCTTCCTCAACCAGGAACTGCAAGGCACCCGCGTGCTGGCCGCCGAAGGCTACGTGCCACGCAACCGCCTGCTGGAGCTGGAGCGCAACAATGCCGACCTGTCCGCCGGCCAGGCGGAAAACCTCAACAACATTGCCCGCACGCGCAGCCAGGCCACCGAGATCAAGCTGCGCATGCTGCAACGCCAGCACGACTACCTCAAGGAAGTGGAGTCGCAACTGACCGATACCGCCAAGGAGAACACCACCCTGGCCGACCGCCTGCGCGCGCTGGACTACGAAGTGACCCACACGGTGATCCGCTCGCCGATCGACGGCATGGTCCAGGCCCTGAGCATTGCCACGGTCGGCGGCATCATCCAGCCTGGGGTCAAGATCATGGAGGTGGTGCCGCTCGACCAGCCGCTGCAGGTCGACGCGATGATCCCGGTACAGGCCATCGACAAGATGGTCCCGGGCCTGGACGTGGACCTCGCCTTCCCGGCCTTCAACCATGCGAAGACGCCGAACATCCCAGGGCGGGTCAAGACCATCTCCGCCGACCGCCTGATGGACGAAGAAAGCAAACAGCCGTACTACCTGGCCCAGGTTGAGGTGACGCAGGACGGCATGGGCCTGCTGGGCAGCAATCACATCCGCCCCGGCATGCCGGCCACCGTCACCATCAAGACTGGCGAGCGCAACCTGCTAAGCTACCTGCTAAAACCGATGCTCGAACGCGTGGACGCCTCGTTCAAGGAGCAGTGA
- a CDS encoding sensor domain-containing diguanylate cyclase, translating to MPVDLQALYPRLIHLMLDTVFVVDRDNQIVFVSDACEALLGYQACELIGTPITDYMHPDDLAITRASIVRVMSGHPHYDFRNRYIRKDGGIVHILWAACWSDEADARIGVARDITAQRQAEEELRFLAHHDPLTRLANRAMFNERLDTALAAARRHNHPLALLFIDINDFKDINDNHGHSVGDRVLCTLARRLEGCVSATDTVARMGGDEFTVLLTDYASPETIAEQVARILAAMAEPLGAEFAGIDAPSCSIGVACFPEDGSDADMLLRHADGDMYRVKRQRAAAS from the coding sequence ATGCCCGTCGACCTGCAAGCGTTATACCCCAGGCTGATCCACCTGATGCTGGACACGGTGTTCGTGGTCGACAGGGACAACCAGATCGTTTTCGTCAGCGATGCCTGCGAGGCGCTGCTGGGTTACCAGGCCTGCGAACTGATCGGCACCCCGATCACCGACTATATGCACCCTGACGACCTGGCGATCACGCGTGCATCGATCGTCCGGGTGATGAGCGGCCATCCCCATTACGACTTCCGCAACCGCTACATCCGCAAGGATGGCGGTATCGTGCATATCCTGTGGGCGGCCTGCTGGTCCGACGAGGCCGATGCCCGCATCGGTGTGGCGCGGGATATCACCGCCCAACGCCAGGCCGAGGAAGAACTGCGCTTCCTGGCCCACCATGACCCCCTCACCCGCCTGGCCAACCGGGCCATGTTCAACGAGCGGCTTGACACCGCCCTTGCCGCGGCCCGGCGCCACAACCACCCGCTGGCGTTGCTGTTCATCGATATCAATGACTTCAAGGACATCAACGATAACCATGGGCACAGCGTGGGTGACCGGGTGCTGTGCACCTTGGCACGGCGCCTGGAAGGCTGTGTGAGTGCGACCGATACAGTAGCCCGAATGGGCGGTGACGAGTTCACCGTGCTACTGACCGACTACGCATCGCCAGAGACCATTGCCGAGCAGGTGGCACGTATCCTGGCAGCCATGGCCGAGCCACTCGGCGCCGAGTTTGCGGGCATCGACGCGCCTTCCTGCAGCATTGGCGTGGCCTGTTTCCCCGAGGACGGCAGCGACGCCGACATGCTGCTGCGCCATGCTGATGGCGATATGTACCGGGTCAAGCGACAGCGCGCTGCGGCCAGCTGA
- a CDS encoding TolC family outer membrane protein: MNHRCLMLCLLGLSAQTSAMDLKQAWDLLQYQGPIYRAAVHEKEAGSENRAIGQAGLLPQINAAGYFNKVNGSQRQSGRDSDLDYDSKGANVRLRQPLFNKQKMAEYRQGQQRADYSVAVFDAKSQDAAVRLADAYFDVLLASETITLAKAKLNAFEEQLASAKRRMELGAGTITDIDESVARRDLAEADLIEAQDNLVNARRKLEEYIGETPQSLTTLQPGFNTPPLIPGNLQDWLVKAQADSPLIHARRHSYELAEEEVKRARAGHWPTLDFVAGYTAGSSQSISELNQRNHYSSIGLELNIPLYSGGGTSALTRQASANSSKALDELDATRQEVISGTTREYRGVQSGALRIQALEKAVASNERSLLSARKGFKEGGTSTNSDVLNAEELLYDARHDLFEAKLNYLMSRLRLASSVGSLGDDDIQQINDYLGPELVVSN; this comes from the coding sequence ATGAATCACCGGTGCCTGATGCTTTGCCTGTTGGGGTTGTCCGCACAGACCAGTGCCATGGACCTGAAACAAGCCTGGGACCTGCTGCAGTACCAGGGCCCGATCTACCGCGCCGCGGTGCACGAGAAAGAAGCCGGCAGCGAGAACCGCGCCATCGGCCAGGCCGGCCTGCTACCGCAGATCAACGCGGCTGGCTACTTCAACAAGGTCAATGGCAGCCAGCGGCAGAGTGGCCGGGACAGCGACCTGGACTATGACTCCAAGGGCGCCAACGTGCGTTTGCGCCAACCGCTGTTCAACAAGCAGAAGATGGCCGAATACCGTCAGGGCCAGCAACGTGCCGACTACAGCGTGGCAGTGTTCGACGCCAAGAGCCAGGACGCTGCGGTGCGCCTGGCCGACGCTTACTTCGACGTGCTGCTGGCCAGCGAAACCATCACCCTGGCCAAGGCCAAGCTGAATGCCTTCGAAGAGCAGCTGGCGTCGGCGAAGCGGCGCATGGAGCTGGGTGCCGGCACCATCACCGACATCGACGAGTCGGTGGCCCGCCGCGACCTGGCCGAGGCTGACCTGATCGAGGCCCAGGACAACCTGGTCAACGCCCGCCGCAAGCTGGAGGAATACATCGGTGAAACCCCGCAGTCGCTGACCACCTTGCAGCCAGGCTTCAACACACCGCCCCTGATACCGGGCAACCTGCAGGACTGGCTGGTCAAGGCCCAGGCCGACAGCCCGTTGATTCATGCGCGCCGGCACAGCTACGAGCTGGCCGAAGAAGAAGTGAAGCGCGCCCGCGCCGGGCACTGGCCGACCCTGGATTTCGTGGCGGGCTATACCGCTGGCAGCAGCCAGTCGATTTCCGAACTGAACCAGCGCAACCACTACAGCTCGATCGGGCTGGAGCTGAACATTCCGCTGTACAGCGGTGGCGGTACCAGTGCCCTCACCCGCCAGGCCAGTGCCAACAGTTCCAAGGCCCTGGATGAACTGGACGCCACGCGCCAGGAAGTGATTTCCGGCACCACTCGCGAGTACCGCGGCGTGCAGAGTGGCGCCTTGCGCATTCAGGCGCTGGAAAAGGCTGTGGCGTCCAACGAACGCTCGCTGCTTTCGGCCCGCAAGGGCTTCAAGGAAGGCGGCACCAGCACCAACTCCGATGTGCTCAATGCCGAAGAGTTGCTGTATGACGCCCGCCACGACCTGTTCGAGGCGAAGTTGAACTACCTGATGTCGCGGCTGCGCCTGGCGTCGTCGGTGGGTAGCCTGGGGGATGACGATATCCAGCAGATCAACGATTACCTTGGACCGGAACTGGTGGTGAGCAACTGA